The proteins below come from a single Fusobacterium nucleatum genomic window:
- a CDS encoding phage terminase large subunit has protein sequence MTSKKKRKQLKISDLLTPKFHPLYSAWKSNKYTRLVCKGGRGSAKSTNIALILVVDLMQYPVNTICFRKVGETLRKSVYEQIKWAIKFLGVEEYFEYKLSPLEIIYKERGNKFIFMGVDDPQKSKSIKEAQFPVARYWFEELAEFKNEDEVETVLNSIFRGKLEKGLIYKGFFFIQSTKNEA, from the coding sequence ATGACATCAAAGAAGAAGAGAAAACAACTTAAAATATCAGACTTATTAACTCCTAAATTTCATCCACTTTATTCAGCTTGGAAAAGTAATAAATACACTCGTTTAGTCTGTAAAGGTGGAAGAGGTTCAGCAAAATCAACTAATATTGCTTTGATTTTAGTTGTTGATTTAATGCAATATCCCGTCAATACGATTTGTTTTAGAAAAGTAGGGGAAACACTTAGAAAATCAGTATATGAACAAATAAAATGGGCTATTAAATTTTTAGGAGTAGAGGAATATTTTGAGTATAAACTTAGTCCCCTTGAAATTATTTATAAAGAAAGAGGAAATAAATTTATTTTTATGGGAGTAGATGACCCACAAAAAAGTAAATCTATAAAAGAAGCTCAATTCCCTGTTGCTCGTTACTGGTTTGAAGAACTTGCAGAGTTTAAGAATGAAGATGAAGTTGAAACAGTTTTAAATTCAATTTTTAGAGGAAAGTTAGAAAAAGGACTTATTTATAAAGGTTTTTTTTTCATACAATCCACCAAAAATGAAGCATAA
- a CDS encoding PBSX family phage terminase large subunit, giving the protein MKHNWVNKKYNYSFIENNVYVHHSTYLENPHISEEFIKEAEVVKAKDETKYRLVYMGEPIGNGLVPFPNLEIREIEAIEIAGLEKFRNGVDWGYGVDPLAFVRWGYDKKKGIIYALDEYYGVGLKNRNLANYILSKGYDELVMCDSAEPKSIDELKEYDISAWGAKKGAGSVEYGEKWLSDLEAIVIDPERTPNISREFEMIDYDTDREGNPLPRLCDSNNHTIDATRYAFSNDMKKGKWVYEY; this is encoded by the coding sequence ATGAAGCATAACTGGGTAAATAAAAAATATAATTATTCTTTCATAGAGAATAATGTATATGTACATCATTCAACATATTTAGAAAATCCACATATATCAGAAGAGTTTATAAAAGAAGCTGAAGTAGTTAAAGCAAAAGATGAAACAAAATATAGACTCGTATATATGGGAGAACCAATAGGCAATGGACTTGTTCCATTTCCTAATTTGGAAATAAGAGAAATAGAAGCGATAGAAATTGCAGGACTTGAAAAATTTAGAAATGGAGTTGACTGGGGTTATGGAGTTGATCCATTAGCTTTTGTTAGATGGGGATATGACAAAAAGAAAGGCATTATTTATGCACTAGATGAGTATTATGGAGTAGGTTTAAAAAACAGAAATCTAGCAAACTATATTCTTTCAAAAGGCTATGATGAGCTGGTTATGTGTGATAGTGCTGAACCCAAATCTATTGATGAATTAAAGGAATATGACATAAGTGCATGGGGAGCAAAAAAAGGTGCTGGAAGTGTTGAGTATGGAGAAAAATGGCTTTCTGATTTGGAAGCAATAGTAATAGATCCAGAAAGAACTCCAAACATATCAAGAGAATTTGAAATGATTGATTATGACACTGATCGTGAAGGGAATCCATTACCACGTTTATGTGATTCTAATAACCATACAATAGATGCAACAAGATACGCATTTTCTAATGATATGAAAAAAGGGAAGTGGGTATATGAGTATTAG
- a CDS encoding phage portal protein, translating into MSIREFFKNWFFKDCSVMTGDGKNFEASEYMSTIWEQPGFMLPIKKKIKACQNIEMGIYIGKEDGKKKVDNHILNKIFRMINPNTSFQDFIDYLIVWLEGSNNGVLLELIKGLPSLAPDLYIHSPNNFTVYFEGRRIREIRIHNPAKTITGDELKNYMWLTSPNYDNIIDGVSGNGIGQGRSKQNALAIFGAYLFKAWKWNWSLANNLGKPGGILQTEGAVDKEDREEIRSKYSAHYAGAENAGSPLVLGSGLKYQDTSKAPIDADWSTAEQKAHERAAIAADVPVELVGGGDSTYQNRKQAKKELYREAVIPFFNNLKNWLNYLLSDYLKNGEYIDYDLSGADELKDDIGDIIQKLEPLKNRVTINEYRRIISTLTDLSLEQLKGGDVLLIGGGDMTLEEVTEPATTEGEKEEDV; encoded by the coding sequence ATGAGTATTAGAGAATTTTTTAAAAATTGGTTTTTCAAGGATTGTTCTGTAATGACTGGAGATGGGAAGAATTTTGAAGCATCTGAATATATGTCAACAATATGGGAACAGCCAGGCTTTATGCTGCCAATTAAGAAAAAGATAAAGGCTTGTCAAAACATAGAAATGGGCATTTATATAGGAAAAGAGGATGGAAAGAAAAAAGTTGATAATCATATTTTAAATAAGATTTTTAGAATGATTAATCCAAATACATCATTCCAGGACTTTATAGATTATTTAATAGTGTGGTTAGAAGGTTCAAATAATGGAGTTTTATTAGAACTTATAAAAGGGCTACCCTCACTTGCTCCTGACTTATATATACACTCACCAAATAATTTTACAGTGTATTTTGAAGGTAGAAGGATAAGAGAAATAAGAATCCATAACCCAGCTAAAACAATAACTGGGGATGAATTAAAAAACTATATGTGGCTTACTTCTCCAAACTATGACAACATAATTGATGGAGTTAGTGGAAATGGAATAGGACAAGGAAGAAGCAAACAGAATGCATTAGCAATATTTGGAGCTTATTTATTCAAGGCTTGGAAATGGAACTGGAGCTTGGCAAATAATTTAGGAAAGCCAGGAGGAATACTTCAGACAGAAGGTGCAGTAGATAAGGAAGATAGAGAAGAAATAAGAAGCAAATATTCAGCACATTACGCAGGAGCTGAGAATGCTGGTAGCCCTTTGGTACTTGGTTCAGGGTTAAAATATCAAGATACTTCAAAAGCACCAATAGATGCTGACTGGAGTACAGCAGAACAGAAAGCACATGAAAGAGCTGCCATTGCTGCTGATGTCCCAGTTGAATTAGTTGGTGGAGGAGATTCAACTTATCAAAATAGGAAACAAGCAAAAAAAGAACTATATAGAGAGGCAGTAATTCCATTTTTTAACAATTTAAAGAATTGGCTTAATTACTTATTAAGTGATTATTTAAAAAATGGAGAGTATATAGACTATGATCTTTCTGGTGCTGATGAGCTAAAAGATGATATAGGGGATATTATTCAAAAATTAGAACCATTAAAAAATAGAGTAACAATAAATGAATATAGAAGAATTATATCAACACTTACTGATTTAAGTTTAGAGCAACTAAAAGGTGGAGATGTCTTACTTATTGGTGGAGGAGATATGACATTAGAGGAAGTTACTGAACCAGCCACAACAGAAGGAGAAAAAGAAGAAGATGTATGA